One region of Acidobacteriota bacterium genomic DNA includes:
- a CDS encoding NAD(P)H-hydrate dehydratase translates to MKILTAQQMRDLDRMTVERCGIPYATLMETAGSRVVEAIIETYGPVADKSFAVFCGKGNNGGDGAVIARLLFLRGAKVKLFLFGKIEDTKGEARTNFESVKLFGEPIVGFGNGKLFFEEITTEEDAWFVYTPDFFVDALFGTGLTRDVEGLYAQAIATLNRNVEDCYPPATVIAVDIPSGVLSDSGTAPGFCVRADLTVSFTAPKIGNVLSPACEVNGKLVIASIGTPGWLIHEGGSQLELVEESEIRWLLNKSRRMAYAHKNSVGDVLLIAGSRGKTGAAALASESVLRAGAGLVTVATAKSAQTLLVTQTKSEVMTEALAETFDGAIAQEAVEHVLRLAEKKTVLAVGPGLSSAEDSTRHFVRELVERRTVPMVIDADGLNALAPWPDELKGSDELPIIITPHPGEMARLTGKTNAEVQSDRIGNAREFATTHHVVTVLKGSRSLIAAPDGNVYVNPTGNAGMATAGSGDVLTGLIAGLLAQSPKGALEATIASVYLHGLAGDLAAENLGLRSMIASDIIGHLSEAILQVGGEEEKGRRLAIDRL, encoded by the coding sequence ATGAAAATCCTGACCGCCCAACAAATGCGAGACCTGGATCGAATGACCGTCGAACGCTGCGGCATTCCGTACGCGACGTTGATGGAAACGGCGGGCAGTCGTGTGGTCGAAGCGATCATTGAAACTTACGGGCCAGTCGCTGACAAATCCTTCGCTGTCTTTTGCGGCAAGGGGAACAACGGTGGCGACGGAGCGGTAATCGCCAGATTGCTCTTTTTGCGTGGGGCGAAAGTGAAGCTGTTTTTGTTTGGCAAGATCGAAGACACAAAAGGCGAAGCCAGAACAAATTTTGAGTCCGTAAAATTGTTTGGCGAGCCAATCGTCGGTTTCGGAAACGGCAAGCTTTTTTTTGAGGAAATCACGACGGAAGAAGACGCCTGGTTTGTTTATACGCCCGATTTTTTTGTTGATGCGTTGTTCGGAACGGGCCTGACTAGGGATGTGGAAGGACTGTATGCCCAGGCCATCGCAACTTTGAATAGGAATGTCGAAGATTGCTATCCGCCTGCAACTGTGATTGCTGTGGATATTCCGTCAGGAGTTTTGTCAGACAGTGGAACTGCCCCTGGTTTCTGCGTGCGCGCAGATTTAACTGTGAGTTTTACCGCACCGAAAATTGGTAACGTGCTTTCGCCAGCTTGTGAGGTCAATGGAAAGCTTGTTATTGCTTCTATTGGGACACCGGGGTGGTTAATTCATGAAGGTGGTTCTCAACTTGAACTTGTCGAAGAATCGGAAATCAGATGGTTGCTGAACAAATCGCGCCGAATGGCTTACGCGCACAAAAATTCCGTCGGTGACGTGTTGTTGATCGCCGGTTCACGTGGAAAGACGGGCGCGGCAGCGTTGGCTTCGGAAAGTGTATTGCGCGCCGGAGCCGGATTGGTCACGGTGGCGACGGCAAAATCGGCGCAAACCTTGCTGGTCACGCAGACCAAATCGGAGGTGATGACCGAAGCGCTGGCGGAAACGTTTGACGGCGCGATTGCTCAGGAAGCCGTTGAACACGTGTTGCGACTGGCGGAAAAGAAAACCGTGCTTGCTGTTGGGCCTGGGCTGTCTTCCGCCGAAGACAGCACGCGGCACTTTGTCCGCGAATTGGTCGAGCGGCGAACTGTTCCGATGGTCATTGACGCGGACGGGTTGAACGCGCTGGCTCCGTGGCCGGATGAACTGAAAGGTTCCGATGAATTGCCGATCATTATTACGCCGCATCCGGGCGAAATGGCTCGTCTGACGGGCAAAACAAATGCCGAGGTGCAATCCGACCGTATTGGCAATGCGCGCGAATTTGCCACCACGCATCACGTCGTCACAGTGCTGAAAGGCAGCCGCAGTTTGATTGCCGCGCCGGATGGCAACGTGTACGTCAATCCCACGGGCAACGCCGGGATGGCGACGGCGGGTTCGGGCGATGTCCTGACCGGGTTGATCGCAGGGTTGTTGGCGCAATCGCCGAAAGGTGCGCTGGAGGCAACGATTGCCAGTGTGTATTTGCACGGTTTGGCGGGCGATTTGGCAGCGGAAAATCTGGGACTGCGTTCAATGATTGCGTCGGACATCATCGGCCATCTGAGCGAAGCCATTTTGCAGGTCGGTGGCGAAGAAGAGAAAGGACGGCGCTTGGCGATTGACCGTCTGTGA
- a CDS encoding UbiX family flavin prenyltransferase, producing the protein MKTITVGITGASGSIYAQHLLKHLNDNPEVGRIDLVISQAGIRVVGEELGLKVAGTDARVIRELLGKDSDKVIVHSTNDIGASIASGSYLSDAMIIVPCSMSSLAAIASGVTRDLVHRAADVILKENRTLILVPRETPLNAIHLENMLKLARLGVRIVPAMPSFYHFPKTIDDLVEHFTHRLLDHLGVGHDQKTRWLGSDKNQRS; encoded by the coding sequence ATGAAAACCATCACCGTCGGAATCACCGGAGCAAGCGGTTCCATTTATGCGCAACACTTGCTCAAACACCTCAACGACAATCCGGAAGTCGGCCGAATTGACTTGGTCATTTCTCAGGCGGGCATCCGCGTCGTCGGCGAAGAATTGGGGTTGAAAGTTGCCGGAACTGATGCGCGCGTCATTCGAGAATTGCTCGGCAAAGATTCCGACAAAGTGATCGTGCATTCAACCAACGACATTGGCGCTTCGATTGCCAGCGGTTCGTACCTGAGCGATGCGATGATTATCGTTCCGTGCAGCATGAGCAGTCTGGCGGCGATTGCTTCCGGCGTGACGCGCGACCTGGTTCATCGCGCCGCCGACGTAATTTTGAAAGAAAATCGCACGCTGATTCTGGTTCCGCGCGAAACGCCGCTCAATGCGATTCACCTGGAAAACATGCTGAAACTGGCTCGGCTGGGCGTCCGCATCGTTCCGGCAATGCCCAGCTTTTACCACTTTCCGAAAACGATTGATGACTTGGTTGAACACTTCACACATCGGCTATTGGATCATCTGGGCGTCGGACACGATCAGAAAACTCGTTGGCTTGGAAGCGACAAAAATCAGCGATCATAA
- the larB gene encoding nickel pincer cofactor biosynthesis protein LarB, with translation MDQERLKDLLQKFKAGEVELDQAIDGLRHLPFESLPFATVDHHRAIRQGFPEVIFGQGKTPEHIAGIAERLLERSSSLLVTRTNREAFERVKQIAADAEFHDSCKAISVQRDKTVRGRGVIAVVTAGTSDIPVADEAALTAEVMGNQIARLFDVGVAGIHRVLSHRELLQSAKVVVCVAGMEGALPSVVGGLVAVPVIAVPTSIGYGASFGGVAALLGMLNSCSSNVTVVNIDNGFGAGFVASLINRE, from the coding sequence ATGGATCAGGAACGATTGAAAGATTTGCTGCAAAAATTCAAAGCCGGTGAAGTGGAATTGGATCAGGCAATTGATGGATTGCGCCATTTGCCGTTTGAAAGCCTGCCGTTTGCCACGGTGGATCATCACCGCGCCATTCGCCAGGGATTTCCCGAAGTCATTTTCGGGCAGGGCAAAACGCCGGAACACATAGCGGGCATCGCCGAGCGGCTGTTGGAACGGTCGTCCAGCCTGTTGGTCACGCGCACCAACCGCGAAGCGTTTGAACGGGTCAAACAAATTGCCGCTGATGCGGAATTTCACGATAGCTGTAAAGCGATTTCCGTCCAGCGCGACAAAACCGTTCGCGGGCGAGGCGTGATTGCCGTCGTCACCGCCGGAACATCGGACATTCCTGTTGCCGATGAAGCCGCGCTAACCGCCGAAGTGATGGGAAATCAAATCGCTCGGCTGTTCGATGTCGGCGTCGCCGGAATCCATCGCGTTTTGAGCCATCGCGAACTGCTGCAATCGGCCAAAGTCGTCGTTTGCGTTGCCGGGATGGAAGGCGCGCTCCCCAGCGTTGTGGGCGGGTTGGTGGCGGTGCCGGTCATCGCCGTTCCCACCAGCATCGGGTACGGCGCCAGCTTTGGCGGCGTGGCGGCGCTGCTGGGAATGCTGAATTCGTGTTCGTCGAATGTGACCGTGGTCAACATTGATAACGGCTTCGGCGCAGGCTTTGTCGCCAGTTTGATCAATCGCGAATGA
- the tsaE gene encoding tRNA (adenosine(37)-N6)-threonylcarbamoyltransferase complex ATPase subunit type 1 TsaE has protein sequence MPTGNFITHSAEETFELAYRIGEAIHKPMVFLLQGDLGTGKTVFAKGIAAGLDIDPAEVNSPTFTLVNQHEGRRRLYHLDLYRLEGSPDELLELGLEEMLGDQDAVVLIEWPERLGAYAIPNVSRVAISDLGDDRRQIILEPL, from the coding sequence ATGCCCACCGGAAATTTCATTACACATTCCGCTGAAGAAACCTTTGAGCTGGCTTACCGGATAGGCGAAGCGATCCACAAACCAATGGTATTTTTGCTTCAAGGAGATCTGGGCACAGGCAAAACCGTTTTTGCCAAGGGCATCGCCGCAGGGCTCGATATTGATCCGGCAGAGGTCAACAGTCCGACCTTTACGCTGGTCAATCAACACGAAGGTCGCAGACGGCTTTATCACTTAGACCTTTACAGGCTGGAGGGCAGTCCGGACGAATTGCTGGAACTTGGTTTGGAAGAAATGCTCGGCGATCAAGATGCAGTTGTGTTAATTGAATGGCCGGAACGATTGGGCGCGTATGCCATTCCAAACGTGAGCCGGGTTGCAATCAGCGACTTGGGCGATGACCGCAGACAAATAATTCTTGAACCACTCTGA